A single window of Dendropsophus ebraccatus isolate aDenEbr1 chromosome 5, aDenEbr1.pat, whole genome shotgun sequence DNA harbors:
- the LOC138793330 gene encoding olfactory receptor 52N4-like yields MNLSLTSSFFLAGVPGLEDVHGWIALPVSFMYFVSLLANLCVLFIIKSEPSLHQPMYFFSSLLLLADLIQSNSTVPKMLFIFWFNDREISFEGCLVQMFFVHSISIVGSSVILAMAFDRYVAVCHPLRYVTILTTPVIMKIAILVTMRGILLISPYPFLVKRLPFCRSHIIEQSYCEHITVAKLACADIRINVLYGLIVAICVAGVDLLFIAASYIFIVRAVLRLPTREARYKVGNTCVSHVCVILVGYIPALFSTVSQRFGEQMLLSTQVIVANLYLVFPPMLNPIIYGINTKEIQKNVRKLLYCKKSRNL; encoded by the coding sequence ATGAATCTCAGCCTCACTTCTTCTTTCTTCCTGGCCGGAGTCCCGGGACTAGAAGATGTCCATGGGTGGATTGCTTTGCCCGTCTCTTTCATGTACTTTGTTTCTTTGTTGGCTAATCTGTGTGTTCTGTTTATTATCAAATCTGAGCCGAGTCTCCACCAACCCATGTATTTCTTCTCTTCTCTGTTATTACTCGCCGACCTCATCCAGTCTAATTCCACCGTCCCCAAAATGCTGTTTATCTTCTGGTTCAACGACCGAGAGATCAGCTTTGAGGGCTGCCTGGTCCAGATGTTCTTTGTCCATTCCATCTCCATCGTAGGTTCCTCGGTGATCTTGGCGATGGCCTTTGATCGCTATGTGGCAGTGTGTCACCCGCTGAGGTACGTTACCATTCTCACCACCCCGGTCATCATGAAGATTGCCATATTGGTGACTATGAGAGGAATTCTCTTGATATCTCCATACCCGTTTCTGGTCAAGCGGCTGCCATTTTGTCGAAGCCACATTATTGAACAATCCTATTGTGAACACATAACAGTAGCCAAGCTGGCCTGTGCCGACATCAGAATTAATGTCCTCTATGGCTTAATTGTTGCAATCTGTGTAGCAGGAGTAGATCTTCTATTTATCGCAGCCTCTTATATCTTCATAGTGAGAGCCGTCTTGAGGCTTCCAACTCGTGAGGCTCGATACAAGGTCGGGAACACGTGTGTCAGTCACGTCTGTGTGATTCTTGTGGGTTACATCCCAGCGCTCTTCTCAACTGTGTCTCAGAGGTTTGGAGAACAGATGTTGTTGTCCACCCAAGTCATTGTGGCCAACCTCTACCTGGTCTTCCCTCCCATGTTAAATCCAATAATATACGGTATCAATACAAAAGAGATTCAGAAGAATGTGAGGAAATTATTGTATTGCAAAAAGTCGAGAAACCTATAA
- the LOC138793331 gene encoding olfactory receptor 52K1-like, producing MMVITSNTMNLSLTSPFFLAGVPGLEDVHGWIALPVSFMYFVSLLSNFCVLLIIKTEPSLHQPMYLFLSMLLFTDLVQSNSTVPKVLFIFWFNNREISFECCLVQMFFVHSFSIMNSSVLLAMAFDRYVAVCHPLRYVTILTTPLIMKIGILVVMRGTVLMIPHLLLLRWLPFCRSHSIEQTYCEHMAVAKLACADIRINDAYGLFVALSVALIDFVFIATSYTLIVRAVLRLPSREARYKVGNTCVTHICVILVAYIPALFSFLSHRYAEHMVVSTQVILSNLYLLFPPMLNPIIYGISTKEIQKNVGKFFSYHKSLNLKHKKLNFL from the coding sequence ATGATGGTTATTACTAGTAACACTATGAATCTCAGCCTCACTTCTCCTTTCTTCCTGGCCGGAGTCCCCGGACTAGAAGATGTCCATGGGTGGATTGCTTTGCCCGTCTCTTTCATGTACTTTGTTTCTTTGTTGAGTAATTTTTGTGTTCTGCTTATCATAAAAACTGAGCCGAGTCTCCACCAACCCATGTATCTCTTCCTCTCAATGTTATTGTTCACTGACCTTGTCCAGTCCAACTCTACTGTACCCAAAGTGCTGTTCATCTTCTGGTTCAACAACCGGGAGATCAGCTTTGAGTGCTGCCTGGTCCAGATGTTCTTTGTCCATTCCTTCTCCATCATGAACTCCTCAGTGCTCTTGGCGATGGCCTTTGATCGCTATGTGGCAGTGTGTCACCCCCTGAGGTACGTTACCATTCTCACCACCCCTCTCATCATGAAGATTGGCATACTGGTGGTCATGAGAGGAACTGTTTTGATGATACCGCACCTGTTACTGCTCAGGTGGCTGCCATTTTGTCGAAGCCACAGTATTGAACAAACCTATTGTGAACACATGGCAGTAGCCAAGCTCGCCTGTGCCGACATCAGGATTAATGATGCCTATGGGTTATTTGTCGCTCTCTCTGTGGCATTGATAGATTTTGTGTTTATTGCGACCTCATATACCTTGATAGTGAGAGCCGTCTTGAGGCTTCCATCTCGCGAGGCTCGGTACAAGGTCGGGAACACCTGTGTCACCCACATCTGCGTCATCCTTGTGGCTTACATCCCAGCACTCTTCTCATTCCTGTCTCACAGGTACGCGGAGCACATGGTGGTGTCCACCCAAGTCATTCTGTCCAATCTTTATCTACTCTTTCCTCCCATGTTAAATCCAATAATATACGGAATCAGTACAAAAGAGATTCAGAAGAATGTGGGGAAATTCTTTTCTTACCATAAGTCTTTAAACCTGAAACATAAAAAGCTGAATTTCCTATGA